AACTGATATTGTTTGACAGCTTCAGCGATTCTCAGGGGATCGAGTTTTAGTTGCCAGCGGGTTGGATTATAGGCAGAAAATGTCTGTTGAACCCCAATACGGAATGGTGTTCCGTTGTATCTTCTGAGGTCACTGGCAAAGTCGTTGTACTGCTGAAGATTAGATTGGGCAAAAATACGGGTTCCCGTTGCAGCCACGGTTTGAGAGACACCCAATGCGAGAAAAGAATTGTTATAAGAAATTCGCTGAAAGGCAATAGAGCCGTCTGGTTGGGTGGTCTCTGAAAATGTATTGGTATAGTTGGGAACTGTACCAGAGAGGGTCAACTGGGGCAGTAAGCCGGCTCTGAAACTCTGATGCCGGTATTGCGCCTGTTGCAAATCGGCTCTCGCCCTGAAAGCGGGCAAAGATTGTCGGTGGGCAAGTGTCAATACCGTGTTCAGATCCAGCGTATCTGCCTGCGCGTGAAGTGATACTGTGCACACCAGCAGAAACCATCCGATTAGATATATTTTCATCCCATTCATGGCTTCAGTTTGATTTGATCGAGATGTGCATAGTCTCTCATGTCTGAAAGAATAATTTTTTCCCCAACGCGTATATCGCCTTGCAATTCTACATATTCGAGGTTATTGAGCCCAACTTTTACCCTGCGTTTGCGGGCAAAATCTCCCTCCACAACAAAGATATCCTGCTCTTTTGCGCCTGAAAATGCGGGGCCATTGACCACGCGCATTGCGCCTTCTTTCCGGTCAGTAATGACATATACCTCCACCTGCATATTGGGACGAAGGGCATCTGCGGAAGGGTCATCCAATACGACCTGGAATTGGAGTGTATTTTGTTCAACTGCAGGCGAAATACTTGTGATCAACCCTGTAAGAACCTCCCGGTTGATTTTCACCTTCACGGGAAGTCCGGCGCGAATCCGGTCTGCATACATATCTGAGCCGGTACCTTCTATGCGGAAACCGGAGAGGTTGGACAATCTGACAAGGGCTTCACCTTCGGTGATATTTTTACCGATATTTTCATTAATCCAGGTGATTACACCGTCGCTGGGGGCGCGCAAGCTGGTTTCATTCAGCTTCTTTGCCAGTTCTGCCAATCTTTTTTCCTGAATCTGTACTTCCAGTTCGAGTTTCCGGCGGTCGCTTGCCAATGATTCTTTTCTGTATGCCAATTCGTTTTCGAGCTGAGATTTTTCCAGTCTGGCAATTTGTAAGGCAAGTTCTGCCTGTTTTACTTCCTCATTGGCGGTGCCGCCTACGGCGTGAAGTTGCCGCGCATCGGCAAGCTGGGCTTCCAGCCGGGAGAGTTGCAGGGCTTTGATCTGATCGCGAAGCTCAAGGTCCCGGAGGTCTTTGTCGTAGGTAAGTTTGAGGCTGGTAACATTGGTTTTGCGCAGCTCGAGTTCATCGCCGAGTTGTTCGTATTGCAGACGGATGAATGCTTCATCCAACGCCAAAATCAGTTCTCCGGTTTTTACGCTGGTTCCTGCACGGTGAAATACTTTATCCAGCCGGGAGGTAATGGGCGAAGTCAGCAATTGCTCATAGGCCGGGACCACCAGACCCGTTGTAGAAACGGCATTTTCAACTTCACCTTCCTCCACAACAGCAAACCGAAAGGAGTTGATTTCGGCAGACGGGCGGAGAAAATACTGAAAAAGCCAGGCAAACATACCAAACGCAAAGACAATCAAAATGATCCTCGTGATTGTTCGGCGGCGCGCCTGGTTTTGATGGGACTGGGAAATCGGGCTATCCATTTGGAAATCGTTCACAATGATTTACTGATAGAAAGCCAAGAGTTGTGCCAGGATATAAAGTATTGATTTACAAATACTTATGCAAGAAAATCAAATAAAAAAGTGTTCGAAAACGAACGCTTTTTCCGAAAACGAAAAATTATTTTTCAGCTTGCAGGGATAATATTGCCTGGCGCGGGGGTCCGGGCAGATTTTTGATACCGGGAGCAGGAAAACAGGGTGTGTTTCAGAGGCAGAAGCTCAGAGAGCTGGGCTTAGGGAATGAGAATAGAGGAAAACACCTGTTTTCATTATTTATCAGGGAAAAATTCATTTAAAATATTCATGAGCATTTCCGCGGTAAGGGGCTTATTTAAAAATTTACGGATTTCCGTCAGGTTTTCTGCCTTATTTTTGTCGCTGGGGTCTGGAGAAGTTGTCAGCATGACCACAATTACTCTGCCCTGCTGAAATAATTCGAGCTTACGGTAGGCTTCCAAAAACTCCCAGCCGTTCATCCCGGGCATATTGATATCCAGGAAAATGAGATCAGGCTGCGGGTAAGCACCATTTTGTTTTGTGGTTAAATACGCAAGCGCTTCCATGCCACTTTCTACAGCCAGTACTTGCCGGGCAACGCCAGCTTTTTCGATTACCATTTTGTGGATGAAGTTATCATCTTCATCATCATCAATCAGCAGGACGCAATTCAGTATTTGATTCATATATATGGTAATCAGGAATAGTAAAATAAAAAGTACTGCCTTCACCGGGAATGGATTCGACCCAGATTTTTCCGCCATGAAGGTCAACAATCTTTGCGCAATGTGCAAGTCCAATACCGGTTCCTTCATATTTGGACCGGGCATTCAGTCGTTGAAAAATTTCAAAGATTTTTGACAAATATTTTTCTTCAATCCCAATACCATTATCCTGAATGGTAAATAGATAATCGCTGGATACCTTTTGAGCGGAAATCTTAATATGAGGCGCGGTCCCTTCTTTTCGGAATTTTAACGCATTAGCGATGAGATTCTGAAATAAAAGCGCCAATTCTGTCTTATAGCCATTAAAGATTGGCATTGGGCTCAGATCGAAGGTTGCGTTAGATTCTGAGATGCTAAAAGCGAGATCAGCCAATACATTCCGGATAATCTCATTCCCATCCACGATTATTTGTTGACGATCCTGACCAATACGGGAAAAATCCAGTAAATCCTTAATCAAGGATTTCATTCGGTCTGTTGCATTTCGGATCACATTGAGGTACATATTGGCATCATCCCCCAGCTTATCGTGGTATTCGTCATACAGGAGGTTGGTATAGTTGGTAATGGTTTTCAAAGGGCTTTGCAAATCGTGGGAGGCGACATACGTGATTTGACTCATTTCTTTGTTTTTTGTCTCCAGATCACTTGCATGACGCTCACGCATTTGTTCTTCCCGGTGTCTGTCAGTGAGATCATGTGTTACTTTACTTAAACCTATAATTTCACCATTTTCATTGCGGATCGCCGTGAGCGTCGTACTTACCCATACTATGCCCCCATCTTTTTTTTGTCGGGCACCTTCATCATGGGCAATACCATGCATAAGTGCCTTTTGAATTAGCCGTTCAGGCAGGCCATTGTCCTGGTCTTCTTGTGTATAGAATATGCGGATATGTTTTCCGACGACTTCCGCTGAGGTATATCCTTTGATCTTTTCAGCGCCTTTATTCCAGGTACGGATAAAGCCACTGGTATCCAGCAGGATGATCACATACCCTTCGATCTGGGAAAAGGCGATATCGGCCTGTTCCGATAAGCTTTTGGCCTCCCGGAAAGCATTCATATCCGGAATAGACAAAGCAGAAGGAATAAGACGGTACAAGGTAATCGCCGTAAAAACCGAAATGATCCCGGTAATCACCTTCATGAAGCCTTCCAAATAATATAAAGGGAACCAGATTGTCACAAGACTCAATAAATGCGTGACACCACAGGCAAAAATAAAGGCCCCAAACAGGATAAATATTCGCCTATACTTCAGATCTTTCCGCCTTTTGACAAAGATCCATAATGCAAATGGAATTAAAAAATAGGCCGCAACCGTCAGAGAATCACCAATTATTTGAGCCCATAGAACATCAGATTGCCAAAAATAGCAATGTCCATGAGGCATAAAATGGTTGGCCCGGAAAAAATGCCGAAAGAAATCAATCATCTCAATCCCCTAATTTGATTTTCATAGTTTTACGTTGCTTTGAGTCCCTCAATATTTACAAAAGTAATGACAATCCCTTTTATGACTCTTTCCGAAGTCTTATAAGGCAGTATTCTCATAAAATAGTGGCCTTTATCCTTAATGGTTATATCCTCATTGAATCTGATACCTTTTGTCAGCACTTCCTCGGCTTTCTTCAAAATATCTTTTATTCCAAGATCTGTATTAAAATGGCTGATAGGGCGTCCGATATCCTGAGGCATGAGATTAAAATATTCCTGAATAGCAGGCGTAAACTTTCTGATTCTCATGTCGGAATCAAGGAAAATAGTTCCGATTTCACTGGCGCTCATCATATTATCCATATCACTTGAGAGCTCAGAAAGATGGAGGATTTTTTCCTGAAATTCGGCATTGACACTGTGAAGTTCTTCATTGACAGATTGAAGTTCTTCATTGGTACTTTGCAACTCTTCGTTAGCGGCCATGAGTTCCTCGTTGGAGGCCTGGAGTTCTTCATTAGAGGTTTCGAGTTCCTCAATTGTCGCCTGGAGATTTTCCCTGGTATCTTTCAGTTGTTGTTCGAGATAATTGATCCGGTCTTTGACGGCATCGTTTATTTCAAACAAATCCGTATCCTCCCTTTCAACGGTCCCATCATGTTCAATAAAACTGATCAGTAAGATTTTTTCAATCCGGTTGAGTTGAGGCAGAGGGATCACATTGAGATCGCAGACAAAATGGTCCGAATCATTGTATTTAAACTGGATGTTATTGTAGCGGACGGGGTCATTGGTTTTACTTGCTTTTCTGATAGCAGTACTAAGAGGTATCACAAGGTCTTTGTGAACCATTTTCAGGAAGTTAAGTGTCAGGGCTTTTTCGGGAAGCCGCACATATTTGGACACGCCACCAGCCAGGTAGAGGACATCAAAATCTTCGTTGATAAAAACACATTTCGGCGAGTATAACTCAACCAGTGTATCTTTAAACTGATCGATCCAATGAGGTTGAAACCTTTTTTTGGTAGGATTACCCAATGGGTTGTGGAGAGAAGCCGGGGTAATATTGAGAAAAGAAGGAGAATGGCCGGAGAGCAAATCGGGCATTACCGTCTGAGGTTCAGAAGTATGTTGGTAAATTTTCCAGCGTTTGCTGACAGGTTCCATAATTTCTGCGATATCACCGACCGATTCGCTGGGTCCCAGAAAGAGAAAGCCCCCTTTATTGATCGCAAACCGGAAGATGGTCATAATTTTATCCTGAAGGGTAGATTCCAGATAAATCATCAGGTTGCGGCAAACAATCATATCCACCCGATTGAAAGGCGGATCGCTAAAAATATTATGTCGGGCAAAAACCACCTGGTTTCTCAGATTCTGGGAAATATGGTAAGACTGATCTTTTTGGGTAAAATATTCATACAAATAAGACTTTTTCACATCCGCAGAAATATTCACGGGGTACACGCCATTCCCTGCAATTTCCAGCGCTTTCACATCAATATCTGTGGCAAATATTTTAATGGGATGGGTGAGCTTATGTCTGGCTTTATAGTCTTCCAGTAAAATCAGGATAGAATAGGCTTCTTCACCGGTGGAACAGCCAGGTGTCCAAATCCGGATCGTTTCGCGTTCCGATTTATTTTTAAAGATTTCAGGTATAACTTTTTTCTCAATAATTTCAAATGCCTCCGGATCGCGAAAAAACTGGGTAACGCCTATAAGCAGGTCCTGTTGAAGGGTATGCACTTCTTTTTTATTTTCCAGGAGGTCTGCATAGTAACTTTCCATGGATTCCATCCCATTGATTTTCATTCGTCTTGCAATCCGCCTGTAAATGGTGGTGCGTTTGTAAAGGATGAAATCAATACCGGTTTTGTCTTTAATCAAATTGATGATTCGCCTGAATATTTCAGCCTCAAAAGGCTCCTGTGCAATAGTCAGATTTCTTTGCAGCATAGACTTTTGAATGGTTTCTGAAAGCTGGCTGGCAATTTGGGGAGGGGTAAGCACAAAATCCACCAGTTGGGTAGAGATTGCACTCAAGGGCATCCCATTAAATTTTGCAGAGTTGGGCTCCTGAACGATGACAATCCCACCGTACTCTTTGATGGTCTTGATACCTCTTGTACCATCTGTACCTGTTCCGGATAACACAACCCCTACAGCCCGTTCTCCCTGATCTTCACCGAGGGAATGAAAAAATATATCAATCGGAAAATTAATATTCAGCAAAGGGTCTTTTTGTTTGAGATACAGGCGGCCCTTATTGATGATCAGGTTGGTTTTGGGCGGCATGACATAGACAGAATTAGGCTGGACCTGCATCCCATCATCAATCTGCCTGATCTTCATATGTGTATGTTTGGAGAGCAGCTCCACCATCAGGCTTTTATAATCAGGGGCAAGATGTTGCACAATGACATAGGCGATTTGGCTGCTTTGGGGAATATTATCAAACAACAGCTGAAGTGCTTCGAGGCCACCTGCAGAAGTACCAATACCGACGATATAAGGGCGAGGGTCTGGTGCAATTTCTTGTACGGATAGGTCGGCAGAGTTTTTTGAGTCGGGCATGCTTCTGTAATTGTTCAGTACACTTGTTTCCATTCCCCTGATTTATTGCCGATTATGCTATAATAATCCAATTTCAGAGGAACAGGTCAGGATAATAATGCCAAAATATGAAAAAGTAATTAGAAGTTTCAATTATTGTAATTATTTTAGGATGATATTTATCTGTTAAAATTGTGAGCATTAAATGGAGTACATTAAAAATGAAATTACAGCGATAATACTTGAGGATGATCCCGAAGATGCAGAGTTGATCGCTGATATCCTGAAAAAGACCCGATTTACCTTTACCCTCCACTTTGCAGCGAGGCTGGAAGAATACCAGGCACTTCTTCGGCTTACCAATCCTCACCTGATTCTTGCTGATTACCGACTCCCCGATATTACCGGTCATGAGGCGATGATTATGGCATTGGAATGCAACTCGATGATTCCATTTGTTTTTGTAACCGGCTCTATCGGAGAACAACTCGCGGCAGACACGATTCTCAGTGGCGCATGGGGGTATGTACTCAAAGATAATATCAAGATACTTCCCCATGTGATCGAAACGGTAGTTTTGAAATACAATGAATTGGTCGGAAATGAATTTCTACCCAGAGTACTGGCCACAAGAAACCGTGTTCACAAACAAATTCTGGCCAACAATGTAATTCTCAACAAAGTACATGCATTTGTTAACAACCAGGATGCGAAAATGCAAGAGATTGCCAACAAAAACATTCAGGAAAACAATACCGGAGAAGATGAAGTTACTCCCGAAAATAATACAGATATGAAATCAGAAAACTAGTCCGAACATTACCCCCTGGCTTTCAAGACACAACCTACTGGCATAGTATCTTAGTTTGATTTCGGTTTATACATATTATGTCCATCGACCCCAATGAATATACCTCAAAAAGGCACGAACGAAAAGGCCCCCCTTGCTCATCATGAGAATTTTTACGTCGTAGCTATCGGCGCTTCTGCTGGCGGCCTGGAAGCACTGGAACAATTTTTTGAGAATATCGATCCTCATGCAAATATTGCATATATCGTCATTCAGCATCTATCGCCTCACTACAAAAGTATGATGCCTGATCTGCTGAAACGAAGGACCGATCTTCCGGTACAGGTAATCGAAGAGGGGGATACCATAGAGCCCCGCCAGATTTATCTCAATCCCCCAAGGGGTATATTGAGGTTGAAAGATGGCAAATTCAACTTTATCCACGATGAAGACCATAAAAACTCATTTTTCCCGATCGATGGATTTTTCCAGTCCTTGGCGGAAGAAAAAGGGCACCAGGCAATCGGATTGGTTTTCTCTGGAACAGGCAGCGACGGGTTGAGTGGTGCAAGGGCAATCAAGGAGGCAGAT
The Bacteroidia bacterium DNA segment above includes these coding regions:
- a CDS encoding ATP-binding protein; translated protein: MKVITGIISVFTAITLYRLIPSALSIPDMNAFREAKSLSEQADIAFSQIEGYVIILLDTSGFIRTWNKGAEKIKGYTSAEVVGKHIRIFYTQEDQDNGLPERLIQKALMHGIAHDEGARQKKDGGIVWVSTTLTAIRNENGEIIGLSKVTHDLTDRHREEQMRERHASDLETKNKEMSQITYVASHDLQSPLKTITNYTNLLYDEYHDKLGDDANMYLNVIRNATDRMKSLIKDLLDFSRIGQDRQQIIVDGNEIIRNVLADLAFSISESNATFDLSPMPIFNGYKTELALLFQNLIANALKFRKEGTAPHIKISAQKVSSDYLFTIQDNGIGIEEKYLSKIFEIFQRLNARSKYEGTGIGLAHCAKIVDLHGGKIWVESIPGEGSTFYFTIPDYHIYESNTELRPAD
- a CDS encoding response regulator → MEYIKNEITAIILEDDPEDAELIADILKKTRFTFTLHFAARLEEYQALLRLTNPHLILADYRLPDITGHEAMIMALECNSMIPFVFVTGSIGEQLAADTILSGAWGYVLKDNIKILPHVIETVVLKYNELVGNEFLPRVLATRNRVHKQILANNVILNKVHAFVNNQDAKMQEIANKNIQENNTGEDEVTPENNTDMKSEN
- a CDS encoding response regulator, with product MNQILNCVLLIDDDEDDNFIHKMVIEKAGVARQVLAVESGMEALAYLTTKQNGAYPQPDLIFLDINMPGMNGWEFLEAYRKLELFQQGRVIVVMLTTSPDPSDKNKAENLTEIRKFLNKPLTAEMLMNILNEFFPDK
- a CDS encoding chemotaxis protein CheB, yielding METSVLNNYRSMPDSKNSADLSVQEIAPDPRPYIVGIGTSAGGLEALQLLFDNIPQSSQIAYVIVQHLAPDYKSLMVELLSKHTHMKIRQIDDGMQVQPNSVYVMPPKTNLIINKGRLYLKQKDPLLNINFPIDIFFHSLGEDQGERAVGVVLSGTGTDGTRGIKTIKEYGGIVIVQEPNSAKFNGMPLSAISTQLVDFVLTPPQIASQLSETIQKSMLQRNLTIAQEPFEAEIFRRIINLIKDKTGIDFILYKRTTIYRRIARRMKINGMESMESYYADLLENKKEVHTLQQDLLIGVTQFFRDPEAFEIIEKKVIPEIFKNKSERETIRIWTPGCSTGEEAYSILILLEDYKARHKLTHPIKIFATDIDVKALEIAGNGVYPVNISADVKKSYLYEYFTQKDQSYHISQNLRNQVVFARHNIFSDPPFNRVDMIVCRNLMIYLESTLQDKIMTIFRFAINKGGFLFLGPSESVGDIAEIMEPVSKRWKIYQHTSEPQTVMPDLLSGHSPSFLNITPASLHNPLGNPTKKRFQPHWIDQFKDTLVELYSPKCVFINEDFDVLYLAGGVSKYVRLPEKALTLNFLKMVHKDLVIPLSTAIRKASKTNDPVRYNNIQFKYNDSDHFVCDLNVIPLPQLNRIEKILLISFIEHDGTVEREDTDLFEINDAVKDRINYLEQQLKDTRENLQATIEELETSNEELQASNEELMAANEELQSTNEELQSVNEELHSVNAEFQEKILHLSELSSDMDNMMSASEIGTIFLDSDMRIRKFTPAIQEYFNLMPQDIGRPISHFNTDLGIKDILKKAEEVLTKGIRFNEDITIKDKGHYFMRILPYKTSERVIKGIVITFVNIEGLKAT
- a CDS encoding HlyD family efflux transporter periplasmic adaptor subunit; the encoded protein is MNDFQMDSPISQSHQNQARRRTITRIILIVFAFGMFAWLFQYFLRPSAEINSFRFAVVEEGEVENAVSTTGLVVPAYEQLLTSPITSRLDKVFHRAGTSVKTGELILALDEAFIRLQYEQLGDELELRKTNVTSLKLTYDKDLRDLELRDQIKALQLSRLEAQLADARQLHAVGGTANEEVKQAELALQIARLEKSQLENELAYRKESLASDRRKLELEVQIQEKRLAELAKKLNETSLRAPSDGVITWINENIGKNITEGEALVRLSNLSGFRIEGTGSDMYADRIRAGLPVKVKINREVLTGLITSISPAVEQNTLQFQVVLDDPSADALRPNMQVEVYVITDRKEGAMRVVNGPAFSGAKEQDIFVVEGDFARKRRVKVGLNNLEYVELQGDIRVGEKIILSDMRDYAHLDQIKLKP